The following coding sequences are from one Novosphingobium sp. KACC 22771 window:
- the prfB gene encoding peptide chain release factor 2 — protein sequence MRAEGQAHIDRIEAALALVRKFLDWERALRRFDELNARVEDPKLWDNPKEAEAVMKERRRLEASIGAVNEISAEMRDAIEFIELGEVEDDEATVAEGLSTLAALAERADRDKVQALLAGEADGMDTYIEIHAGAGGTESQDWASMLLRMYTRWAEKRGFKVDLIEFQAGDTAGIKSATILCKGENAYGYAKTESGVHRLVRISPYDSSARRHTSFSSVWVYPVIDDSFTIEINPADLKIDTYRASGAGGQHVNTTDSAVRITHVPSGIIVASQIDRSQHKNRETAMNMLKARLYEAEMQRREEAANAEHASKSDIGWGHQIRSYVLQPYQMVKDLRTGVTSPTPADVLDGDLDAFMAAALSQRVTGEKVSVEDVD from the coding sequence ATGCGTGCCGAAGGGCAGGCCCATATTGACCGGATCGAGGCAGCTTTGGCGCTGGTCCGCAAGTTTCTCGATTGGGAGCGCGCGCTGCGCCGCTTTGACGAGTTGAACGCGCGCGTCGAGGACCCCAAGCTATGGGACAATCCCAAGGAAGCCGAAGCGGTGATGAAGGAACGTCGCCGCCTTGAGGCCAGCATCGGCGCGGTCAACGAGATCAGCGCGGAAATGCGCGATGCGATCGAGTTCATCGAACTGGGCGAGGTCGAGGACGATGAGGCCACCGTTGCGGAAGGTCTCTCGACTCTGGCCGCTCTGGCCGAGCGCGCGGATCGCGACAAGGTGCAAGCGCTGCTGGCCGGTGAGGCCGACGGCATGGACACCTATATCGAAATCCATGCGGGCGCAGGCGGCACCGAATCGCAGGATTGGGCCTCGATGCTGCTGCGCATGTACACGCGCTGGGCGGAAAAGCGGGGCTTCAAGGTTGACCTGATCGAGTTTCAGGCGGGCGATACGGCGGGCATCAAAAGCGCGACCATCCTGTGCAAGGGTGAGAACGCCTATGGCTATGCCAAGACCGAGAGCGGCGTCCATCGTCTGGTCCGCATCAGCCCCTATGACAGCAGCGCGCGGCGCCACACCTCGTTCAGCTCGGTTTGGGTCTATCCGGTGATCGACGACAGTTTCACCATCGAGATCAACCCGGCCGATCTGAAGATCGATACCTATCGCGCGTCGGGTGCCGGTGGTCAGCACGTGAACACGACCGACTCGGCCGTGCGTATCACCCACGTGCCCAGCGGCATTATTGTGGCCTCGCAGATCGACCGCAGCCAGCACAAGAACCGCGAAACCGCGATGAACATGCTCAAGGCGCGCTTGTACGAAGCCGAAATGCAGCGCCGCGAGGAAGCGGCCAATGCCGAGCACGCCTCCAAGAGCGACATCGGCTGGGGTCACCAGATCCGCTCCTATGTGCTTCAGCCCTATCAGATGGTGAAGGATCTGCGCACCGGCGTGACCAGCCCGACGCCTGCCGATGTGCTGGACGGTGATCTGGACGCATTTATGGCCGCGGCCCTCTCTCAGCGCGTGACGGGCGAAAAGGTCAGCGTCGAGGACGTGGATTGA
- a CDS encoding peroxiredoxin, translated as MKKLSLLFAPVLAAVAVGALLSTTARAELAVGAAAPAFVTQGAKAGKPFTFDLKQALKKGPVVVYFYPKAFTKGCTLEAHAFAEASDDFAKAGAMVIGMSADDLPTLEKFSTMECRDKFPVAIADAAIIKNYDVALSILGISASVTKRTSYVIGTDGKIKLAYTDMDYKDHVSKTLAAVQGLARH; from the coding sequence ATGAAGAAGCTGAGCCTCCTGTTCGCCCCTGTGCTGGCCGCTGTTGCCGTCGGCGCTCTGTTGTCCACCACGGCGCGGGCCGAACTGGCGGTGGGAGCCGCCGCTCCGGCCTTTGTCACGCAAGGCGCCAAGGCCGGAAAACCCTTCACTTTCGACCTGAAACAGGCGCTGAAAAAGGGGCCTGTCGTCGTTTATTTCTATCCCAAGGCTTTCACCAAGGGCTGCACGCTGGAGGCTCATGCCTTTGCCGAGGCCAGTGATGATTTTGCCAAGGCGGGCGCGATGGTGATCGGTATGTCGGCCGACGATCTGCCCACGCTGGAAAAGTTTTCGACGATGGAATGCCGCGACAAGTTTCCCGTGGCGATTGCGGACGCGGCGATCATCAAGAATTATGACGTGGCGCTCTCCATTTTGGGGATTTCCGCATCGGTGACCAAGCGCACATCCTATGTCATCGGGACCGACGGCAAGATCAAGCTGGCCTATACCGACATGGACTACAAGGATCACGTGTCCAAGACGCTGGCTGCGGTGCAGGGCCTGGCCAGGCATTGA
- a CDS encoding SGNH/GDSL hydrolase family protein, with protein sequence MKNPALLALSLAPAFLPAAAFAGAPYVAMGSSYAAGPNIGQSADTPPNRCARSASNAAHIFAQKAGLELKDVSCSGATTAHILGPWNDLPAQVDALDADTRLVTVTIGGNDLGYMTAIGKLRCPALGEAERARYFPNGCTPFAPLTQEAKAKLAADMDRMIATIHQRSPKARVLIVQYFSLMPATGNCPATGLSDDDVAQIRPIAATLSAITEASVRPYRAFARTVALDRASADHGICGAAPWSNGGNPDLAKKDGVNYHPNQAGMAAAAALIEAAWKAR encoded by the coding sequence ATGAAAAATCCAGCTCTGCTCGCGCTCTCGCTCGCCCCTGCGTTCCTGCCCGCCGCCGCCTTTGCGGGCGCGCCCTATGTCGCCATGGGCAGTTCCTATGCCGCAGGCCCCAACATCGGCCAAAGCGCTGACACGCCGCCCAATCGCTGCGCCCGCTCGGCCAGCAATGCCGCGCATATATTTGCGCAAAAGGCCGGTCTGGAATTGAAGGACGTCTCGTGCAGCGGGGCGACCACCGCGCATATTCTGGGGCCGTGGAATGATTTGCCCGCACAGGTCGATGCTTTGGACGCCGATACGCGGCTGGTGACGGTGACGATCGGCGGCAATGATCTGGGTTATATGACCGCCATCGGCAAATTGCGCTGCCCGGCGCTGGGCGAGGCGGAGCGGGCCCGCTATTTCCCCAACGGTTGCACGCCTTTCGCGCCGTTGACGCAGGAGGCCAAGGCCAAGCTGGCCGCCGACATGGACCGCATGATCGCCACCATCCACCAGCGCTCGCCCAAGGCGCGGGTGCTGATCGTGCAATATTTCTCGCTGATGCCCGCCACCGGCAATTGCCCCGCCACCGGCCTGTCGGACGATGATGTGGCCCAGATCCGCCCCATCGCCGCAACGCTCAGCGCCATTACCGAAGCCTCGGTGCGGCCCTATCGCGCCTTTGCCCGCACGGTGGCGCTGGATCGTGCCTCGGCGGATCACGGCATTTGCGGCGCGGCGCCATGGTCCAATGGCGGCAACCCCGATCTGGCAAAAAAGGACGGGGTCAATTACCACCCCAATCAGGCCGGGATGGCCGCCGCCGCCGCGCTGATCGAGGCGGCATGGAAGGCGCGTTAG
- a CDS encoding metallophosphoesterase family protein has protein sequence MRFAAVSDIHGNLPALEAVIADIAARGITQVVNLGDSLSGPLWPRETAQRLMALKWPTLAGNHERQLLTIDPARMGPTDAAAHAAIDDDIRAWMATLPPKMEWPGDVLLCHATPHSDDTYWLHRRREGAGGRMRESTLEEILPHASHHALTLCGHTHMPRAVTLPDGRQIANAGSVGLPAYEDDVPSWHVVETGTPDARYLSAEWADGRWHVTLHAVAYDHESAARRAEAMGRAGWARALRTGKMG, from the coding sequence ATGCGTTTCGCCGCCGTTTCCGACATTCACGGCAATCTGCCCGCGCTCGAAGCGGTGATTGCCGACATCGCTGCGCGGGGAATCACGCAGGTGGTCAATCTGGGCGATTCCCTGTCCGGCCCGCTCTGGCCGCGCGAAACGGCGCAAAGGCTGATGGCGCTGAAGTGGCCCACGCTGGCGGGCAATCATGAGCGGCAATTGCTGACCATCGACCCGGCCCGGATGGGTCCGACCGATGCCGCCGCCCATGCCGCCATCGATGATGACATTCGCGCATGGATGGCGACCCTGCCGCCCAAAATGGAATGGCCCGGTGATGTCTTGCTGTGCCACGCCACGCCGCATAGCGACGACACCTACTGGCTCCACCGCCGCCGCGAGGGTGCAGGCGGGCGGATGCGCGAATCCACCCTTGAGGAAATCCTGCCCCACGCCAGCCACCATGCGCTGACGCTCTGCGGCCATACGCATATGCCGCGAGCCGTTACTCTGCCCGATGGGCGCCAGATCGCCAATGCGGGCAGCGTCGGCCTGCCCGCCTATGAGGATGATGTGCCATCATGGCATGTGGTGGAAACCGGCACGCCCGATGCCCGCTATCTCAGCGCCGAATGGGCCGATGGGCGCTGGCATGTCACGCTGCATGCGGTGGCCTATGACCATGAAAGCGCGGCGCGGCGGGCCGAGGCGATGGGCCGCGCCGGATGGGCGCGCGCCCTTCGCACGGGCAAGATGGGCTGA
- a CDS encoding penicillin-binding protein 1A, whose translation MVARPLAVLGPVAGRFGAWFRARWQSGRLFRIGALLLGLGLAFWLLLYVTVLRTLPSAETLLTYQPPLPTMVRGNDGGIVYSYARERRVQLRYVDFPRQLVNAFLSAEDKNFFHHGGVDFIGLGQAVVDYALKYGSGERARGGSTITQQVAKNILIGDEYSVSRKLKEMIVAFRIEGVLNKQQILELYLNEIPLGRQSFGVQAAARAYFGKDVDKLELHEAAFLAILPKAPEVYGRAKFAEKAIARRNWVLDQMVKNGAVDAATAANAKAQPLGLIQRRVETYDPSVGYFVEEVRRQLIAKYGENAEDGPNSVYAGGLWVRTSLDSELQKAAQEALRGGLLRYSAGKGWHGPIAHIDLDPDHWQSQLIGLNKTIAYKDWRVGVVLRRGGNGQIGFTDGSTAALTGLVDQVRVGDVVTAAPVSTGVYGLRLLPGVGGGMMVEQPGTGRVLAVAGGFDDGLDSFNRATQAQRQPGSTIKPFVYATGLDNGMTPASMVADQPFCVYQGANLGEKCFRNFDSRGMGGIHTMRWGLEQSRNLMTVHIANDVGMDKVVKTFANMGIGKYPPYFGFALGAGETTVAQMVNAYSALAANGVQHQQTFVDFIQDRNGKVVWRADERACNGCNMPDWDGKPMPRFAPRGHQVMDARTAYQTVHMLEGVVQRGTAVTLRDLGLPLFGKTGTTTGPTNVWFVGGSPKIVGGVYIGYDQPKSLGGYAQGGTYAAPIFKQFVQLTKTRWDHTPFVAPPGIRMMKISRATGQRVFGGTPGDDPKAEVIWEAFKPETEPQRVGRQEQVAAKRSELLDAIRRGFDALGGRVFQHGDGEDVVVEQ comes from the coding sequence ATGGTGGCGCGCCCGCTTGCTGTGCTGGGGCCGGTGGCGGGGCGTTTTGGCGCGTGGTTTCGTGCCCGCTGGCAAAGCGGGCGGTTGTTTCGCATCGGCGCGCTGCTGCTTGGTCTGGGGCTGGCCTTCTGGCTGCTGCTCTATGTGACGGTGCTGCGCACGCTGCCGTCGGCCGAGACTTTGCTGACCTATCAGCCGCCGCTGCCCACGATGGTGCGCGGCAATGATGGCGGCATCGTCTATTCCTATGCCCGCGAGCGGCGCGTCCAATTGCGCTATGTCGATTTTCCCCGGCAATTGGTGAATGCGTTCCTGTCGGCCGAGGACAAGAATTTCTTCCATCACGGCGGGGTCGATTTCATCGGTCTGGGTCAGGCGGTGGTCGATTACGCGCTGAAATACGGCAGTGGCGAACGTGCGCGCGGCGGCTCGACCATTACCCAGCAGGTGGCCAAGAACATCCTGATCGGCGATGAATATTCGGTCAGCCGCAAGCTCAAGGAAATGATCGTCGCCTTCCGCATCGAGGGCGTGCTGAACAAGCAGCAGATCCTTGAGCTTTACCTCAACGAAATTCCGCTGGGTCGTCAGAGCTTTGGCGTACAGGCCGCGGCCCGCGCCTATTTCGGCAAGGACGTGGACAAGCTGGAGCTGCACGAGGCGGCCTTCCTCGCCATCCTGCCCAAGGCGCCCGAGGTTTATGGCCGCGCCAAATTCGCCGAAAAGGCGATTGCGCGCCGCAACTGGGTGCTGGACCAGATGGTCAAGAACGGCGCCGTCGACGCGGCCACCGCCGCCAATGCCAAGGCGCAGCCGCTGGGCCTGATCCAGCGCCGGGTGGAAACCTATGACCCGTCGGTCGGCTATTTCGTTGAGGAAGTGCGCCGCCAGTTGATCGCCAAGTATGGCGAAAACGCCGAAGACGGCCCCAACAGCGTCTATGCGGGCGGGCTGTGGGTGCGCACATCGCTCGATTCCGAACTTCAGAAGGCGGCGCAGGAAGCGCTGCGCGGGGGCTTGCTGCGCTATTCGGCGGGCAAAGGGTGGCATGGGCCGATCGCCCATATCGACCTTGATCCCGACCATTGGCAGAGCCAATTGATCGGCTTGAACAAGACGATAGCCTACAAGGACTGGCGCGTCGGCGTGGTCCTGCGGCGCGGAGGAAATGGCCAGATCGGCTTCACCGACGGCAGCACCGCGGCGCTGACGGGGCTGGTGGATCAGGTCCGCGTGGGCGATGTGGTCACGGCCGCGCCGGTCAGCACGGGCGTCTATGGCTTGCGCCTGCTGCCCGGCGTTGGCGGCGGCATGATGGTGGAACAGCCCGGCACCGGGCGCGTGCTGGCCGTGGCGGGCGGGTTTGACGACGGGCTGGACAGTTTCAACCGCGCCACCCAAGCCCAGCGCCAGCCCGGCTCGACCATCAAGCCCTTTGTTTATGCCACCGGCCTCGACAATGGCATGACGCCGGCCAGCATGGTCGCGGACCAGCCCTTCTGCGTCTATCAGGGCGCCAATCTGGGCGAAAAATGCTTCCGCAACTTTGACAGCCGGGGCATGGGCGGCATCCACACGATGCGCTGGGGCCTTGAACAGTCGCGCAACCTGATGACGGTCCACATCGCCAATGATGTGGGCATGGACAAGGTGGTCAAGACCTTTGCCAATATGGGCATCGGCAAATATCCGCCCTATTTCGGCTTTGCGCTGGGGGCGGGGGAAACCACCGTGGCCCAGATGGTCAATGCCTATTCGGCGCTGGCGGCAAACGGGGTTCAGCATCAGCAGACCTTTGTGGACTTCATTCAGGACCGCAACGGCAAGGTCGTGTGGCGCGCGGACGAGCGCGCCTGCAACGGCTGCAACATGCCCGATTGGGATGGCAAACCGATGCCGCGCTTTGCCCCGCGCGGGCATCAGGTGATGGATGCGCGCACGGCCTATCAGACCGTCCATATGCTCGAAGGCGTAGTGCAGCGCGGTACAGCGGTGACTTTGCGCGATCTGGGGCTGCCTCTGTTCGGCAAGACGGGCACGACCACCGGGCCGACCAATGTGTGGTTTGTGGGCGGTTCGCCCAAGATCGTCGGCGGTGTCTATATCGGCTATGACCAGCCCAAATCGCTGGGCGGTTATGCGCAAGGCGGCACCTATGCCGCGCCGATCTTCAAGCAATTCGTGCAATTGACGAAAACGCGCTGGGATCACACGCCTTTTGTCGCGCCGCCGGGCATCCGCATGATGAAGATCAGCCGCGCCACCGGCCAGCGTGTGTTTGGCGGCACGCCGGGCGATGATCCCAAGGCCGAGGTCATCTGGGAAGCCTTCAAGCCCGAGACCGAGCCGCAGCGCGTGGGCCGTCAGGAACAGGTCGCGGCCAAGCGCAGCGAGTTGCTCGACGCGATCCGGCGCGGGTTTGACGCTTTGGGCGGGCGCGTGTTCCAGCACGGCGATGGCGAGGATGTGGTGGTCGAGCAGTAA